A portion of the Stella humosa genome contains these proteins:
- a CDS encoding DUF4345 domain-containing protein: protein MGQRRRPRRGRAGDRGSPHPDPGLTPAGERRALQLAVALAGLVPVGAGLSGIWSGPSMAGEATTDGATLDSHFRYLSGLLLGVGIAFWSLVPRIAAHGPAFRLLTAIVVIGGAGRLVSLLAAGTPSPPMLAGLAMELVVTPLLCLWQAKVARFPSSRLPAAPCAGRSRPRR from the coding sequence ATGGGGCAGCGTCGTCGCCCGCGTCGCGGCCGAGCTGGCGACCGAGGCAGCCCGCATCCGGATCCTGGCTTGACCCCGGCCGGTGAGCGGCGCGCGCTCCAGCTCGCGGTCGCCCTGGCCGGGCTCGTTCCAGTCGGAGCCGGGCTTTCCGGCATTTGGTCAGGGCCGTCGATGGCCGGCGAAGCGACGACGGACGGCGCCACGCTCGACAGCCATTTCCGCTACCTGTCCGGCCTGCTGCTGGGCGTCGGCATCGCCTTCTGGTCCCTGGTCCCTCGGATTGCCGCGCACGGGCCGGCCTTCCGCCTGCTGACGGCGATCGTCGTCATCGGCGGCGCCGGCCGGCTGGTCTCGCTCCTCGCGGCCGGCACCCCGTCGCCGCCGATGCTGGCCGGGCTGGCGATGGAGCTTGTCGTTACCCCGCTGCTGTGCCTGTGGCAGGCGAAGGTAGCGCGGTTTCCGTCATCACGGCTTCCGGCGGCACCTTGCGCAGGACGATCGCGACCTCGTCGATGA
- a CDS encoding tetratricopeptide repeat protein: MAMAWDTALAAAAAAHEGGRLPEAEERLRALLRDLSAREPVRPVPVLLRLAGVLLDRGEAERAYAIADEAVAIEPANPLALNLRGSTLGMLGRKAEAEAAFRAAIGRDPALVEAQFNLGRLLAGQGRNGEAAVILRGVLELAPAAHPARRALSGALRDEGFFAEALVELDRVAAATGTTPELLNERGILLMMGGRSAEALAAFDAALAAQPDFVAPSFNRALPLLRLGDFTQGWPAYENRFRTDMVRPLPFTQPRWQGEPLQGRTIVLWGEQGHGDTLQFARYASLVAARGADVVLVGQTALVRLLHSVPGVRMAVAPGQAVGPHDLHAPLMSLPGLFGTEVATIPADIPYLAPDAEARARWAGRIPDRGRLRVGLVWAGDPRPHMPISNSTDRRRSLGLETLAPLFAVPGIDFVSLQFGRRGADRNGQPFARQILDPMGDVRDFADTAAIVEQLDLVITVDTAMAHLAGALGRPVWVLSRFDGCFRWLTDRDDSPWYPTMRLFRQTAPREWGSVVARVAAELATEAARIRILA; the protein is encoded by the coding sequence ATGGCGATGGCCTGGGATACGGCGCTGGCAGCGGCAGCGGCCGCACATGAGGGGGGCCGGCTGCCGGAGGCCGAGGAGCGGCTGCGCGCGCTGCTGCGCGACCTGTCGGCGCGCGAGCCGGTGCGGCCCGTGCCCGTCCTGCTGCGGCTGGCGGGCGTGCTGCTGGATCGCGGCGAAGCCGAGCGCGCCTATGCCATCGCCGACGAGGCCGTCGCCATCGAGCCGGCCAACCCGCTGGCGCTCAACCTGCGCGGATCGACCCTGGGCATGCTTGGCCGCAAGGCCGAGGCCGAGGCCGCCTTCCGCGCCGCCATCGGCCGCGACCCGGCCCTGGTCGAGGCGCAGTTCAACCTGGGCCGGTTGCTGGCCGGCCAGGGCCGCAACGGCGAGGCCGCCGTCATCCTGCGCGGCGTTCTGGAACTGGCCCCGGCCGCCCATCCGGCCCGGCGCGCGCTGTCGGGCGCGTTGCGCGACGAGGGCTTCTTCGCCGAGGCGCTGGTCGAGCTGGACCGCGTCGCCGCGGCGACGGGCACGACGCCCGAACTGCTGAACGAGCGCGGCATCCTGCTGATGATGGGGGGTCGCAGCGCCGAGGCGCTGGCCGCCTTCGATGCCGCCCTGGCGGCCCAGCCGGATTTCGTGGCCCCCAGCTTCAACCGCGCGCTGCCGCTGCTGCGCCTGGGGGACTTCACGCAAGGCTGGCCTGCCTACGAGAACCGCTTCCGCACCGACATGGTGCGCCCCCTGCCCTTCACCCAGCCGCGCTGGCAGGGAGAACCCTTGCAGGGTCGCACCATCGTGCTCTGGGGCGAGCAGGGCCATGGCGATACGCTGCAGTTCGCGCGCTACGCCAGCCTGGTCGCCGCCCGTGGCGCCGACGTCGTGCTGGTCGGGCAGACAGCCCTGGTGCGGCTGCTGCATTCCGTGCCGGGCGTGCGCATGGCAGTCGCACCCGGCCAGGCGGTCGGCCCGCATGACCTGCATGCCCCGCTGATGAGCCTGCCGGGGCTGTTCGGGACCGAGGTCGCGACCATCCCGGCCGACATTCCCTACCTGGCGCCCGACGCCGAGGCGCGGGCGCGCTGGGCCGGCCGCATCCCCGACCGCGGCCGGCTGCGGGTGGGCCTCGTCTGGGCCGGCGACCCCCGCCCGCACATGCCGATCAGCAACTCGACCGACCGCCGGCGCAGCCTGGGGCTGGAGACGCTGGCGCCCCTTTTCGCCGTGCCCGGCATCGACTTCGTGTCGCTGCAGTTCGGCCGGCGCGGCGCCGACCGCAATGGCCAGCCCTTCGCCCGCCAGATCCTCGACCCCATGGGCGACGTGCGGGATTTCGCCGACACCGCCGCCATCGTCGAGCAGCTCGACCTGGTGATCACGGTCGACACCGCCATGGCCCACCTGGCCGGCGCGCTGGGCCGGCCGGTGTGGGTGCTGTCGCGCTTCGACGGCTGCTTCCGCTGGCTGACCGATCGCGACGACAGCCCCTGGTATCCGACCATGCGCCTCTTCCGGCAGACCGCACCGCGCGAATGGGGCAGCGTCGTCGCCCGCGTCGCGGCCGAGCTGGCGACCGAGGCAGCCCGCATCCGGATCCTGGCTTGA